The following coding sequences lie in one Acidobacteriota bacterium genomic window:
- a CDS encoding DUF937 domain-containing protein, whose translation MDLTGILNDVLSGENVSQISQAIGADESSTSNAISAALPMILGGLANNSSTEQGAAGLAGALDRDHDGSVLDDIGGLIAGQVGGGAGDGAGILGHIFGGQHDTVAQGVSQASGLNTSQVGPLLAILAPIVMGAIGRARQGGEVGTSDLSGLLGGAAQQMGGSSGLMGMLGGLLDRNHDGSAVDDVVGMIGGMLSGRR comes from the coding sequence ATGGATTTAACGGGAATTTTGAACGATGTTCTGAGCGGAGAAAACGTGAGCCAGATCAGCCAGGCGATTGGCGCTGACGAAAGCTCCACCAGCAACGCTATATCGGCGGCGTTACCGATGATTTTGGGCGGATTGGCGAATAATAGCTCGACCGAGCAGGGCGCTGCGGGATTGGCGGGCGCGTTGGATCGCGACCATGACGGCAGCGTCCTGGATGACATCGGTGGATTGATCGCAGGACAAGTCGGCGGCGGAGCAGGCGATGGCGCTGGCATACTGGGCCATATCTTCGGCGGCCAGCATGACACCGTCGCGCAAGGCGTCAGCCAGGCCAGCGGATTGAATACGAGCCAGGTTGGGCCGCTGCTGGCGATTCTGGCTCCTATCGTGATGGGTGCCATCGGTCGCGCCAGACAAGGCGGCGAAGTCGGCACGTCCGACCTCAGCGGATTACTTGGAGGCGCTGCGCAACAAATGGGCGGCAGTTCCGGCTTGATGGGAATGCTCGGCGGATTGCTGGACCGTAATCACGATGGTTCGGCGGTGGATGATGTCGTCGGTATGATCGGCGGAATGCTCAGCGGACGAAGATAA
- the fsa gene encoding fructose-6-phosphate aldolase, which translates to MKLFLDTADVAQIREAWSWGIVDGITTNPSHVAKTGRRALDVYEEILGIVDCPVSLETVSLDAPGIIEEGRQLAKMHKNVVVKVPLLKEGLKAVKALSAEGIKTNVTTTFSPLQALLAAKCGATYVSPFVGRLDAVGHDGMELVSQIKAINDNYGFKTQIIVAAIRHPKHVLDAALIGADICTMYFEFMDMLYNHPLTDIVVDQFLKDYGKIPK; encoded by the coding sequence ATGAAACTTTTTCTCGACACAGCAGACGTAGCGCAAATCCGCGAAGCCTGGAGCTGGGGCATCGTGGATGGCATCACCACCAACCCGTCGCACGTCGCCAAAACTGGTCGCCGAGCATTGGACGTTTACGAAGAGATCCTGGGCATTGTGGATTGCCCGGTGAGTTTGGAAACGGTCTCGCTGGACGCGCCCGGCATCATCGAAGAAGGCCGCCAGCTTGCGAAGATGCACAAGAATGTGGTCGTCAAAGTGCCGCTGCTGAAAGAAGGCTTGAAAGCCGTCAAAGCGCTTTCCGCCGAAGGCATCAAGACAAACGTTACGACGACCTTTTCGCCGTTGCAGGCGCTGCTGGCGGCAAAATGTGGTGCGACGTATGTCAGCCCCTTTGTTGGCCGACTGGATGCCGTAGGCCACGACGGCATGGAATTGGTCAGCCAGATCAAAGCGATCAATGACAATTACGGCTTCAAGACCCAAATCATCGTCGCCGCCATTCGCCATCCGAAACATGTGCTTGACGCGGCATTGATCGGCGCAGACATCTGCACGATGTATTTTGAGTTTATGGACATGCTCTACAACCACCCGCTGACAGATATTGTTGTTGACCAGTTTTTGAAGGATTACGGAAAGATTCCGAAGTGA
- a CDS encoding Uma2 family endonuclease, whose product MSQYGAQLRSTEDTFYELCRQNPDLRLERTAKGEVIVMPPTGGETGSRNDEIIRQLSNWRKNNGTGKSFESSTGFKLPNGANRSPDASWVSKAKLAQLTLEEKKKFLPLCPDFAIELRSPNDDLETVKAKMDEYIANGLQLGWLIDPEEKAVYVYRPNAAVQKLENISEVSADPELPGFVLDLREVWEPQL is encoded by the coding sequence ATGAGTCAATACGGCGCGCAACTCAGATCAACCGAAGACACTTTTTATGAGCTTTGTCGGCAGAATCCGGATTTGCGTCTCGAACGCACGGCGAAAGGAGAGGTGATCGTTATGCCACCAACAGGAGGCGAGACTGGAAGTCGCAACGATGAAATCATCCGGCAACTGAGTAACTGGCGAAAGAATAATGGCACTGGCAAATCCTTTGAATCTTCCACGGGATTCAAATTGCCGAATGGGGCCAATCGTTCGCCAGATGCTTCGTGGGTTAGTAAAGCGAAATTGGCGCAGCTAACTCTGGAAGAGAAAAAGAAATTTTTGCCATTGTGCCCGGACTTCGCCATTGAATTGCGTTCTCCGAACGATGATCTCGAAACTGTAAAAGCCAAAATGGATGAATACATCGCTAATGGCTTGCAGCTCGGCTGGTTGATTGATCCCGAGGAAAAAGCCGTGTACGTGTATCGCCCAAATGCCGCAGTCCAAAAGCTGGAGAACATCAGTGAAGTTTCTGCTGATCCTGAACTTCCAGGATTCGTGTTGGATTTACGCGAAGTTTGGGAGCCGCAGCTATAA
- a CDS encoding ABC transporter permease gives MNFITHSLLMAQRLLRNLSRQPWWIVISLVQPIIWLLLYGQLFKRVVELPGFNANSYISFVTPGVVIMSALFAGGWNGMGMIMELNLGVMDRLLVSPMNRAAIITGRIISMAVVSIVQSLILIGLGFLTGARFAGGILGVIVLLLCGMLLAAPFAALSNALALAIRKQESVIGASNFILMPLTFLSPVFMASAVMPGWIRSVSRYNPVNWSVEAARAALNGTTDWGFVLIRIVGLLVFAVFCAALATRAFRAYQRSA, from the coding sequence ATGAACTTTATCACTCACTCACTGCTGATGGCGCAGCGATTGTTGCGCAACTTGTCGCGCCAACCCTGGTGGATTGTGATTTCACTGGTGCAGCCGATCATCTGGTTGCTGCTGTACGGCCAGTTGTTCAAACGAGTCGTCGAACTGCCGGGCTTCAATGCAAATTCTTACATCAGCTTCGTCACACCCGGCGTGGTGATTATGTCTGCGCTGTTTGCCGGAGGCTGGAACGGAATGGGCATGATTATGGAATTGAACCTGGGCGTGATGGATCGGCTGTTGGTTTCGCCGATGAACCGCGCTGCCATCATCACAGGACGAATTATTTCGATGGCGGTGGTCAGCATCGTGCAATCGCTGATTTTGATCGGACTTGGTTTTCTGACCGGCGCGCGGTTCGCAGGCGGAATCCTGGGCGTGATTGTGCTGTTGCTGTGCGGAATGTTGCTGGCGGCTCCCTTCGCGGCGCTTTCCAATGCCCTGGCGCTGGCCATTCGCAAACAGGAATCCGTCATCGGCGCATCGAACTTCATTCTGATGCCGTTGACCTTTCTATCGCCGGTCTTTATGGCTTCCGCTGTGATGCCTGGCTGGATTCGTTCTGTGTCCCGCTATAACCCCGTCAATTGGAGCGTCGAAGCGGCACGGGCGGCGTTGAACGGAACCACGGATTGGGGGTTTGTGTTGATCAGAATCGTCGGCTTGCTGGTCTTTGCTGTGTTCTGCGCGGCGCTGGCGACGCGGGCGTTTCGTGCTTATCAACGGTCGGCTTAA
- a CDS encoding NAD-dependent succinate-semialdehyde dehydrogenase, producing MKTYPLYLNGDWHVSNPFQQVINPATGESLGQVSTVDRSRVAQAISDADEAFKFWRKLPAKTRADFLLVIADELENRKQDIARTITLENGKPLQQSLGEVAMTVDHLRWFAEEARRAYGRIVPHQADGKRNLVIKSPMGVVGAITPWNFPLVLAVRKMAPALAAGNTFVLKPAEQTPLSVIAFAECVAAAGLPKGVFQVVLGEASEIGKEFLENPLCRKVSFTGSTEVGRLLIAEAANTVKPLSLELGGNGPVLVFGDIDLNRVVEGALIAKTRNTGQSCIAANRIYVERAIYEPFLEAFTAKMKAMKFGNGLEAGVEIGPLIDEVGLAKALAHIENAVSAGARLLCGGKRSGDKGFFIEPTVLADVPKDALCMQEETFAPVASITPFDTEAEAIQLANNTIYGLSAYAFTGNLDRAFRLMEALEAGTIGINDGVPSTSNAPFGGMKQSGWGRELGSEGLDAYLETKHVSLGLQI from the coding sequence ATGAAAACTTATCCTCTTTATCTCAACGGCGATTGGCACGTTTCCAATCCTTTTCAACAAGTCATCAACCCGGCCACAGGTGAATCATTGGGCCAAGTTTCGACTGTTGACCGGTCGCGTGTTGCTCAAGCAATCAGCGATGCGGACGAAGCATTTAAGTTCTGGCGAAAGCTACCCGCTAAAACTCGCGCGGATTTCCTGCTGGTCATCGCCGACGAACTGGAAAACCGCAAACAGGACATTGCGCGGACGATTACTTTGGAAAACGGAAAGCCGCTTCAGCAAAGCTTGGGCGAAGTGGCGATGACGGTAGATCATCTGCGCTGGTTTGCCGAAGAGGCGCGTCGAGCCTATGGCCGCATCGTTCCGCATCAAGCCGACGGCAAGCGCAATCTGGTCATTAAATCGCCGATGGGAGTCGTCGGGGCAATCACGCCGTGGAATTTTCCGCTGGTGCTGGCTGTGCGCAAGATGGCTCCGGCGCTGGCTGCCGGAAACACTTTTGTTCTGAAACCGGCAGAACAGACTCCCTTGAGCGTGATTGCCTTTGCCGAATGCGTCGCTGCTGCCGGATTGCCGAAAGGCGTTTTCCAGGTTGTGCTTGGTGAAGCTTCGGAAATCGGCAAGGAGTTTTTGGAAAATCCGCTTTGCCGAAAGGTCAGTTTCACCGGTTCAACGGAAGTCGGTCGCTTGCTGATTGCCGAGGCGGCAAACACCGTAAAGCCGCTGTCGCTGGAACTCGGCGGAAACGGCCCTGTGCTGGTGTTTGGCGACATTGATTTGAACCGCGTGGTCGAAGGCGCGCTGATTGCCAAAACGCGTAACACCGGTCAATCGTGTATTGCGGCCAATCGGATTTATGTCGAGCGCGCGATTTACGAACCGTTCCTGGAAGCGTTCACCGCGAAGATGAAGGCGATGAAATTCGGCAACGGCTTGGAAGCCGGCGTGGAAATTGGCCCGTTGATTGACGAGGTGGGCTTGGCGAAGGCCCTGGCGCACATCGAAAACGCCGTCTCGGCAGGCGCTCGCCTGTTGTGCGGAGGCAAGCGTTCAGGTGACAAAGGCTTTTTCATCGAACCGACCGTACTAGCCGACGTTCCGAAAGATGCGCTGTGTATGCAGGAAGAAACTTTCGCGCCGGTTGCGTCCATTACGCCGTTCGATACTGAAGCAGAAGCTATCCAGTTGGCGAACAATACGATTTATGGTTTGAGCGCCTACGCCTTTACGGGCAACCTGGATCGCGCCTTTCGGCTGATGGAAGCGTTAGAAGCGGGAACGATTGGCATCAATGACGGCGTGCCTTCGACCAGCAACGCGCCGTTTGGCGGAATGAAACAAAGTGGTTGGGGTAGGGAACTGGGCAGCGAGGGGCTGGATGCTTACCTGGAAACGAAGCACGTTTCACTGGGGCTGCAAATCTGA
- a CDS encoding tetratricopeptide repeat protein yields MNRQDRPVTLLIFALTLCLFATATATQAQTSRASSAISYLERGNEWMAKGELDRAIADYDLAIAFDARSAVTYYNRGVARQRKGDLAGALNDFDRAIELNPRYADAYINRGVIYHGRGQFDAAISDFSKAIGINPRDASAWNNRGMALSDQGGLAAAVADFDQAIKLDPRNAAAWSNRCGARYRLGALDEAIADCNQALKLDTRNANAWNNRGLALQWKGDVDGALADFNRAITLDPLLAGSYINRGGVWLLKRELDRALDDLNHAMELDPEDADAWSHRGAIWFAKQDYARAIADFDEALRRNPRLADTYANRGLARLMQDRLAEAEADFARCRELGGTLRPEAERLWREVKERRAPR; encoded by the coding sequence ATGAATCGCCAAGACAGGCCGGTAACCTTGCTCATCTTCGCGTTGACACTCTGTTTGTTTGCGACAGCGACAGCGACCCAAGCCCAAACATCCCGCGCGTCCTCAGCCATTTCATATCTGGAACGCGGCAATGAATGGATGGCGAAAGGCGAACTGGATCGAGCCATCGCCGATTACGATCTCGCCATCGCTTTTGATGCGCGCTCCGCCGTCACCTACTACAACCGAGGTGTCGCCCGTCAACGCAAGGGCGATCTGGCCGGGGCGCTCAATGATTTCGATCGTGCCATTGAGTTGAACCCGCGTTACGCCGACGCTTACATCAATCGCGGCGTTATTTACCACGGGCGAGGCCAGTTCGACGCAGCAATCAGCGATTTCAGCAAAGCGATTGGGATCAACCCGCGCGACGCGAGCGCATGGAACAATCGCGGCATGGCGTTGAGCGACCAGGGCGGCTTGGCTGCCGCCGTCGCCGACTTTGATCAGGCCATCAAGCTCGACCCGCGCAACGCCGCTGCCTGGAGTAATCGTTGCGGCGCGCGTTATCGCTTGGGAGCATTGGATGAGGCAATCGCCGATTGCAACCAGGCGCTCAAGCTAGACACGCGCAACGCCAATGCCTGGAACAATCGCGGGCTGGCGCTGCAGTGGAAAGGCGATGTAGATGGCGCGCTCGCCGATTTCAACCGCGCCATCACTCTCGACCCACTGCTTGCGGGTTCTTACATCAATCGCGGTGGAGTGTGGCTTTTGAAACGCGAGCTTGATCGTGCTCTCGACGATTTGAACCATGCGATGGAACTCGACCCTGAAGACGCTGACGCCTGGAGCCATCGGGGCGCGATCTGGTTCGCGAAGCAGGATTACGCGCGGGCAATTGCCGATTTCGACGAGGCGCTGAGGCGCAACCCGCGCCTAGCCGACACCTACGCCAATCGCGGTCTCGCGCGGCTGATGCAGGACAGGCTGGCGGAAGCCGAAGCGGACTTCGCGCGCTGCCGTGAACTAGGCGGGACGCTTAGGCCTGAAGCGGAGCGACTGTGGCGCGAGGTGAAAGAGCGACGCGCGCCACGATAA
- a CDS encoding PD40 domain-containing protein has translation MSQQIKHLYEFGPFRLDAGERLLLRDGGSVPLTPKAFDLLLALVEHHGRLLEKDELLKLVWPGTFVEEANLSYNISLIRKVLGDGENGQKYIETVPKRGYRFVASVKKVVNEREEPTIQEQPGSQSASAIGEQASNAGELSTAQPAVKAANLITKVKRYRRSALTALASLTLTGVGLAYFILKPSLQPKVLGYTPITNDGHPKTFPQYNARARHPLVVGDNQLYFTEVVGEQWLLTQVSIAGGETVVIPIEFAAPLVLDLSPNRTELLVASQAPNLAGEWPLWVVPVNGGPSRRVGGILCHGAAWAPDGKKIVYAYGSELYLVESDGTAARKLVTLANRPYSPRWSPDGSRLRFAIQDPKTFSTSLWEVSADGGNLHPFLPGWNAPASLCCGNWTADGKYFVFQSSIDWTTNIWAIRELAGSQSQSEPTLLTSGPMDFWYPAPSPDGRRIYVVGVKRRGELARYDAKTQRFESYFPNVSAEHLNFSRDGEWVAYVTFPEGDLWRSKVDGTERLRLSFLPIRATSPRWSPDGKRIAFSAVIPGKPWKIYIVSADGGAPQRLTAEERLEHDPGWSPDGKTLVFGITDTRTIHLIDLNTLEVTKLPGSEGMYSPRWSPDGHYIATLSTDAQRMMLFDRALEKWSVLATTRVGWPHWSRDGKRIYFMDSGALFRLRIDNRKIEQLTTLKDLRLAFGYYGPWIGWALDDSPLVLRDMGIQDIYALEWQTP, from the coding sequence ATGAGCCAACAAATCAAACACTTATACGAATTCGGCCCATTTCGGCTGGATGCCGGGGAGCGTCTGCTTCTGCGCGATGGCGGGAGTGTGCCGCTTACTCCCAAAGCCTTTGATCTGCTGCTAGCGTTGGTCGAACATCACGGACGTCTGTTGGAAAAAGATGAACTGCTGAAGTTGGTCTGGCCTGGCACGTTCGTCGAGGAGGCCAATCTCTCCTACAATATCTCGCTCATCCGAAAGGTGCTGGGCGATGGCGAGAACGGGCAAAAGTACATCGAGACTGTGCCAAAGCGTGGCTACCGTTTTGTCGCCAGTGTGAAGAAGGTCGTGAACGAGCGTGAGGAGCCAACAATCCAGGAGCAGCCCGGATCACAGAGCGCCAGCGCAATCGGTGAGCAAGCATCGAACGCTGGTGAGCTAAGCACAGCGCAACCGGCAGTGAAGGCTGCGAACCTGATAACCAAAGTCAAACGTTATCGGCGCAGCGCGCTCACAGCTTTAGCATCGCTCACCCTGACAGGTGTGGGACTCGCTTATTTCATTTTGAAGCCGTCACTCCAGCCAAAGGTCCTGGGTTACACCCCGATCACGAACGATGGTCATCCGAAGACTTTTCCGCAATACAATGCTCGCGCTCGCCACCCACTGGTTGTTGGCGACAATCAGCTCTATTTCACAGAAGTGGTGGGCGAACAATGGCTCCTCACTCAGGTTTCAATCGCAGGCGGAGAAACAGTTGTGATTCCAATAGAATTTGCCGCCCCTCTGGTCTTGGATTTGTCTCCCAACCGAACTGAATTGCTCGTGGCGAGTCAAGCTCCAAACCTGGCAGGAGAGTGGCCGCTCTGGGTTGTGCCTGTAAACGGAGGGCCATCCCGGCGCGTTGGCGGCATTTTGTGTCATGGAGCCGCCTGGGCGCCCGATGGAAAAAAGATCGTTTACGCTTACGGCTCCGAATTGTATCTGGTCGAAAGCGATGGGACCGCAGCCCGCAAGCTTGTGACCCTGGCGAACAGGCCATACAGCCCGCGTTGGTCGCCTGATGGGAGCCGGTTGCGCTTTGCTATTCAAGACCCCAAGACTTTCTCGACCTCACTTTGGGAAGTGTCAGCCGATGGCGGAAATCTCCATCCATTTTTGCCGGGGTGGAACGCGCCAGCCTCCCTGTGTTGTGGCAATTGGACGGCGGATGGGAAATATTTCGTCTTCCAATCTTCAATAGACTGGACAACCAACATCTGGGCAATTCGCGAGCTGGCCGGCTCTCAATCCCAATCCGAACCGACGCTGTTGACCAGTGGACCAATGGATTTCTGGTATCCGGCTCCAAGCCCGGATGGCCGCCGGATCTACGTGGTTGGTGTGAAGCGGCGCGGCGAACTCGCCCGTTACGATGCAAAGACACAGAGGTTTGAGAGCTATTTCCCGAATGTCTCGGCAGAGCATTTGAATTTTTCCCGGGATGGAGAGTGGGTGGCCTACGTGACTTTTCCGGAGGGTGATTTGTGGCGGAGCAAAGTGGATGGCACGGAGCGGCTTCGGCTCAGCTTCTTGCCGATCAGGGCCACCTCACCGCGCTGGTCGCCCGATGGAAAAAGGATTGCGTTTTCAGCCGTGATTCCTGGTAAACCTTGGAAGATATACATTGTGTCCGCGGACGGCGGCGCGCCGCAGCGACTCACAGCAGAGGAACGCCTGGAACACGACCCCGGATGGTCGCCAGATGGAAAAACGCTGGTGTTCGGCATTACGGACACGCGGACCATACACCTGATTGATCTGAACACTCTGGAGGTTACCAAGCTGCCCGGGTCTGAAGGCATGTATTCTCCACGGTGGTCGCCGGATGGCCATTACATCGCCACCCTCTCAACCGACGCGCAGCGGATGATGCTGTTCGATCGCGCTTTGGAGAAGTGGAGTGTGTTGGCGACGACGAGAGTAGGCTGGCCACATTGGTCACGGGACGGGAAGCGCATTTACTTCATGGACTCAGGGGCGTTGTTTCGCTTGAGGATTGATAATCGTAAGATTGAGCAATTAACCACTCTCAAGGATCTCCGGCTGGCTTTCGGGTATTACGGCCCCTGGATAGGCTGGGCTCTTGATGATTCCCCTTTGGTACTACGTGACATGGGGATTCAGGATATTTACGCGCTGGAGTGGCAGACCCCTTAA
- a CDS encoding ATP-binding cassette domain-containing protein: protein MTNTAPITNAIEAHDLVKTYGGKVRALDGLSFTVEAGTIFGLLGPNGAGKSTTIKILNTLSRPDSGSATVAGFNVLREPEQVRRAIGCVAQKSGVDTEATGRENLTLQGKIYGLRGQELKHRVEELLARFRLADAANAVARTYSGGMQRKLDIAMGLVHRPRVLFLDEPTTGLDPEARADLWEDIARLSQEDGITVLLTTHYLEEADQLAKRLAIVDHGKLVVEGVPSQLKGELFGDAIHIEFAQAEAESNVREALSKLEGISEIHLDGHSLHARASQGATAVPGMLVALESAGLKVASVTVARPSLDDVYLRYTGKTFSEAEKADQPGLKGTR, encoded by the coding sequence ATGACGAATACGGCGCCAATAACAAATGCCATCGAAGCCCATGATCTGGTCAAAACCTACGGCGGAAAGGTGCGTGCCTTGGATGGATTGAGTTTTACGGTTGAAGCCGGAACGATTTTTGGCCTGTTGGGTCCCAATGGCGCGGGCAAATCAACGACTATCAAAATTCTGAACACGTTGTCGCGCCCCGATTCCGGCTCGGCTACGGTTGCGGGCTTTAATGTGCTGCGCGAACCGGAACAAGTCCGCCGCGCCATTGGCTGCGTCGCCCAAAAATCCGGCGTAGACACGGAAGCCACGGGCCGCGAAAACCTGACGCTGCAAGGGAAAATTTATGGGCTACGCGGACAGGAATTGAAACACCGCGTAGAAGAATTACTCGCCCGATTCAGGTTGGCAGATGCGGCGAACGCCGTCGCGCGAACCTATTCCGGCGGAATGCAGCGCAAATTGGACATCGCAATGGGATTGGTTCATCGCCCGCGCGTGCTGTTTCTGGACGAACCTACCACCGGACTTGATCCGGAAGCGCGAGCCGATTTGTGGGAAGACATTGCGCGATTGTCACAGGAAGACGGAATTACGGTTTTGCTGACCACGCATTACCTGGAAGAAGCCGATCAATTGGCCAAGCGATTGGCCATTGTGGATCACGGTAAATTGGTGGTCGAAGGAGTTCCCAGCCAACTGAAAGGCGAATTGTTTGGCGACGCCATTCACATCGAATTTGCCCAGGCAGAAGCTGAAAGCAACGTGCGCGAAGCCTTAAGTAAACTGGAAGGCATCAGCGAAATTCACCTCGATGGCCATTCGTTGCATGCGCGTGCCAGCCAGGGCGCGACAGCCGTGCCGGGCATGCTGGTCGCGTTGGAATCTGCTGGCTTGAAAGTCGCTTCGGTAACCGTCGCCCGGCCTTCGCTGGATGATGTCTACCTTCGCTACACGGGCAAAACCTTCAGCGAAGCGGAAAAAGCGGACCAACCAGGTTTGAAAGGAACACGATGA
- a CDS encoding substrate-binding domain-containing protein, translating to MTNSAPFATKEPVWQRIFPNHEWALLMLLFAECLLFSVIGENFFSRSNGFEIIRLSVEIGLLALALTPVIITGGIDLSVGSMMGLAAISCGWMWKVAGLPIWLSVALTLLIGLLGGALNAVLIARFQLPPLIITLGTFSLFRGLAEGITGGIANYTGFPSSFLFLGQGYWLGFLPPQTSILLTAMIFYFLLLHRTIIGRSIYAIGFSAEGARFAGIPVAKRIALAYVLSGLAASLAAVIYVAHLGQAKSDAGTGYELMAITAVVLGGTSIFGGRGTIWGTALGLFAIVILQNGLRLAALPTELAGILTGALLVTTICIDRIVVPPSGGRDRLTKTIPPEGGTTNIGEFDVKNSQVAFICAAILAAGLFIAGSNWLLVRSLTKPSSGSSALTVAQPNAKRTVIGMMPKAKGDPYFVSCRKGAEEAAKELGVELIWDGPTDLDPAKQNEVVEGWITRNVDVIAVSVENSAAISTVLRKARERGIKVITWDADSQPDARDFFINQATPQGIGYSLMDEAARILNGKGEFAIITASLSAANQNEWIKHIKARLAEKYPAITLVAIQPSDGDRDRAFLETQNVMKVHPNVKLIMGIAAPAVPGAAEAVKQSGRQDVKVIGLSIPSLCKPYVHEGIIESFVLWNTVDLGYLTVFAGNELSAGRLKLGDKEFNAGRLKTLEVKDHDVMLGAPFIFNKTNVDRFDF from the coding sequence ATGACAAATTCTGCGCCGTTCGCGACAAAAGAACCGGTGTGGCAGCGGATATTCCCTAACCACGAATGGGCGTTGCTGATGCTGTTGTTTGCCGAATGCCTGTTGTTCAGTGTGATCGGCGAAAACTTCTTTTCGCGCTCGAACGGGTTTGAAATCATTCGCCTGAGCGTCGAAATCGGATTGCTAGCGCTGGCATTGACACCGGTCATCATCACCGGCGGCATTGATCTTTCCGTCGGTTCAATGATGGGACTGGCGGCAATTTCCTGTGGCTGGATGTGGAAAGTCGCCGGATTGCCAATCTGGCTCAGCGTAGCGCTGACACTACTGATTGGCTTGCTGGGCGGAGCTCTGAACGCCGTGTTGATTGCGCGATTTCAGCTTCCGCCGCTGATTATCACGCTGGGCACATTTTCCCTGTTTCGCGGATTGGCCGAAGGCATTACGGGCGGAATCGCCAATTACACAGGCTTTCCCAGTTCTTTCCTCTTTCTAGGGCAAGGATACTGGCTGGGCTTTTTGCCGCCTCAGACATCGATCCTGCTTACGGCGATGATCTTTTATTTTTTGCTGCTGCATCGAACGATTATCGGTCGCAGCATTTATGCAATCGGTTTTTCCGCCGAAGGCGCGCGCTTTGCCGGAATTCCAGTCGCCAAACGAATTGCATTGGCGTACGTGCTTTCCGGTTTGGCCGCCAGTCTTGCCGCCGTCATTTATGTCGCGCATCTAGGCCAGGCGAAATCTGATGCCGGCACAGGTTATGAGTTAATGGCCATCACGGCTGTTGTGTTGGGCGGAACTTCAATCTTCGGCGGACGCGGAACGATTTGGGGAACGGCGCTGGGTTTATTCGCCATTGTCATTTTGCAAAACGGATTGCGACTGGCAGCGCTACCAACGGAACTGGCTGGCATCCTGACCGGGGCGCTGTTGGTTACGACCATTTGCATTGACCGGATCGTAGTCCCGCCTTCAGGCGGAAGAGACCGCCTGACTAAAACCATCCCGCCTGAAGGCGGGACTACGAACATTGGGGAATTCGACGTGAAAAACTCTCAAGTTGCGTTTATCTGTGCTGCGATTCTGGCTGCGGGTTTATTCATCGCTGGCAGCAACTGGCTATTGGTTCGTTCGTTGACGAAACCTTCGTCCGGCAGTTCGGCGTTGACTGTCGCGCAACCAAACGCCAAACGAACCGTCATCGGCATGATGCCCAAAGCCAAAGGCGACCCGTATTTCGTCAGTTGCCGCAAAGGCGCGGAAGAAGCGGCCAAAGAACTCGGCGTGGAATTGATTTGGGACGGTCCGACCGATCTTGATCCGGCCAAACAAAATGAAGTCGTCGAAGGTTGGATCACGCGCAATGTGGATGTCATCGCCGTCAGCGTGGAAAACTCCGCCGCCATTTCCACCGTGCTGCGCAAAGCACGCGAACGCGGAATCAAGGTCATCACCTGGGACGCCGATTCGCAACCCGACGCGCGCGATTTCTTCATCAACCAGGCGACGCCGCAAGGCATCGGTTACTCACTGATGGATGAAGCCGCGCGCATTTTGAATGGAAAAGGCGAATTCGCCATCATCACCGCCAGTTTGAGCGCCGCGAATCAGAACGAATGGATCAAACACATCAAAGCGCGTTTGGCGGAAAAGTATCCAGCGATTACCCTTGTCGCCATTCAACCCAGCGATGGCGACCGCGACCGTGCATTTCTGGAAACGCAAAACGTGATGAAGGTGCATCCGAACGTGAAATTGATTATGGGCATTGCCGCTCCGGCAGTGCCCGGTGCAGCCGAAGCCGTCAAACAATCAGGCCGTCAGGACGTCAAAGTCATCGGCCTTTCAATCCCCAGCCTGTGCAAACCGTACGTTCACGAAGGCATCATTGAAAGTTTCGTGTTGTGGAATACGGTTGATCTGGGATATCTGACGGTGTTCGCCGGAAATGAGCTGAGCGCCGGAAGGTTGAAGCTTGGCGACAAGGAATTCAACGCCGGGCGGTTGAAAACGCTGGAAGTGAAAGATCATGACGTGATGCTGGGCGCTCCGTTCATCTTCAACAAAACGAATGTGGATCGGTTCGACTTTTAA